The Pararge aegeria unplaced genomic scaffold, ilParAegt1.1, whole genome shotgun sequence DNA window GGTAGGTAATGATTTGCATGTGGAAGATGAAGTAATAGATAGTGATTGATGCTTATAAGGAAGGTTTATTAATGTAAGGGCCGCCGTACACGGACTGCTTCAAGCAGTTGAGACCGACTGCTTAAAGCCGCGACCGCGCAGTGAACTATAGTCATTCATTCGCTGCCGTACACAcgactgctcgagcagtcgCGACCGCTTCAAGCCGTCAACTGCATGATGAAATTCCATCGTGCCGTCGACCGCTCGCGAGCGGTTGCGAGGCATACACCGACTGCTCGAGCCGTTGACTGCGCTAGAGCAGTCGACAGCTCTCCGACTTCCCTCTCCCCCCCGCCCTTTGCGGCCTCGCGGCGTCTGTTTTCTCATTTGCCGGCTGTTTTTTGAACATGGAGGGCGTGTGCGATAGTGATGCCCTTATTAGCGCAATTAAAACGCAAGAACTTATTTGGAACTATAAACTTAAGGAACACAGcgacaaaataaagaagaacaatGCATGGGCAATTATTTGTGCCCAAGTAATTGAGAACTTTGATGAAAAACcagttgaagaaaaaaatcaaatcggtAAGTAAAAAAGTCAGTCATttaacacacacatttattattttatttattattaaaaaacagactggtaacaatataatagttgttttgcttcttattatatttttaatatttaaaagaatacagAGGCTATGTTATACGGACGGCGCCCTTTTGATTTATATCATATTCCATTGCCAATCTAGTTTGCCTTCTTCGCTCACAAAGTAATTAGCAAATTCTTCACGGATTGTTGTTAACATAGGTCCACCTGGACGAACTTGCTGGGTTGAATGTATTATAGAATAAGGAAGACCCTCAAACGTATCCTCAAATTTATTTCCATCTCGTTGTTTTACGTAGTTGTGAAGAACACACGATGATTTTACTATATCCACTGCGAAATCAACGTTGACGTTGAGTGGTCTATGAAAGATCCGCCATTTATTAGCTAATATGCCAAACGTGCATTCAATATATCGCCTCGCACGTGATAACCGatagttaaaaattttttttttctctggtaAATTCTTGCCACCATATGGACGCATTAAATTTTCCTGCAAGCTAAACGCTTCATCCCCAATAAACACATTCGGTAATAACGGTCCATTTTGTGATATTGCAGAAGGTGGaggtatatttaactttttttcttgtaacattttatatagacAACTCTCTTCGAAAATAGTCGAGTCAGCGTGCCTTCCATATGAGCCTATATCCACGAAAGTGAACATATGATTACTATCACATACTGCTAGAAGTATtatcgaaaaataatttttatagttataatatgacGATCCACTTTGCGCGGGTTGtattattctaatatgtttGCCATCAACGGCACCGAGGCAGTTCGGAAACTGAGCATTTTTTTTGAAACCATTTATTATGTCTTTCCATTTATCTTTAGTTAGTTGTTCCATACACATATCCTTCATATGTATCCATATATTTCTGCAAACATCCCTCACTATCTTACCTATTGTTGTTGATGCTATTCTAAAACTATATTGCAAATCCATAAATGTACATCCAGTTGCCAAAtacctgtaaaacatatttataaatcaatcaattatactaacttatatttttttgttgttacagccatgttaatacagaaaaaatggaaaacatTAAGAGATGGATACACCAGAtatgctaaaaaaattaaaccaaagagTGGTTCAGCAGCCCTCAACATTCGGCCATATGCATATTATCAGCAGATGTCTTTTTTAAAGGCAATAATAGAAGATAGACCCGacaaaacaaatagtttacAAGAGAGTGAGCACACTGAAATTACGTCCGGAGAAACCGAAAatggtcaaaataaaatacccagagaaagaaacaaaagaaaattaactaCTAAAATCACAGATGAGAACgtcttaattgaaaaattatccaAACGTTTAGATGAAAAAACGCAGAATTCGCGcattgataatgaagatgaagataaattgtttttactatcattagttggcgaattcaaaaaaattaatgagcATTATAAATTAGATGCTAAGACCGAAATACTTAACGTAGTGAAATACTTTAAAGGGATGACAAATCACACATATCCTTCGAGTTATGGTGACAGGGGATATTCATCGTTTAATGATTATCGTGGACCATGGGGTTATAATACTGGCCCCTCTACCTCTACATCAGTGCCTGGTCCCTCTAGATCAGCAACCGGCCCCTCTACATCAATGGCTGATGACCAAAATTCTCAATTTGAAGACCTTTCATCATGTTCTGTAATGTCCGATGAtgtaatttccaatatttttaatgaataaaaattttaataattactatatatttttcttacctcAATGTTACTGCTAGTCTTTCTTCAGGTTCGATACTTCTCCTCATAATTGTGTCTTCCCGTTTAATGTgagactttagtatattatacaattcATCAAACGAAGACTTTGACATTCTAAAATAGTTGAAAAATTTTTCTTCATCACTTCTAAGTTCCATAAACAAATGATGGAATTGTCCACGTTGTTCTCTTAATTGCAAAATTGGATGAACCCaaaattttctcttttgacGTCGCCGCCGTCGTCTCCGCCTGAGCAGGAGCAGCAAAAGCAGTGCTTCCTCGTCAGAATCCATGACTCGACTGTGGTAGAAAAtcaactgctcgagcagttgaGTCGTAGCTCGAGCAGTCAACAACCGACAGCTCAAGCAGTCGACGCCGACTCCTCCGACGCTCGAGCGGTCCGTGTATTTCACTCAGCCGCTAACTGCTCGAGCAGTCCGTGTACGGCGGCCCTaactgcttatttttttaaattaatcttaaacCCC harbors:
- the LOC120636906 gene encoding uncharacterized protein LOC120636906 produces the protein MEGVCDSDALISAIKTQELIWNYKLKEHSDKIKKNNAWAIICAQVIENFDEKPVEEKNQIAMLIQKKWKTLRDGYTRYAKKIKPKSGSAALNIRPYAYYQQMSFLKAIIEDRPDKTNSLQESEHTEITSGETENGQNKIPRERNKRKLTTKITDENVLIEKLSKRLDEKTQNSRIDNEDEDKLFLLSLVGEFKKINEHYKLDAKTEILNVVKYFKGMTNHTYPSSYGDRGYSSFNDYRGPWGYNTGPSTSTSVPGPSRSATGPSTSMADDQNSQFEDLSSCSVMSDDVISNIFNE
- the LOC120636904 gene encoding protein ALP1-like, whose amino-acid sequence is MDSDEEALLLLLLLRRRRRRRRQKRKFWVHPILQLREQRGQFHHLFMELRSDEEKFFNYFRMSKSSFDELYNILKSHIKREDTIMRRSIEPEERLAVTLRYLATGCTFMDLQYSFRIASTTIGKIVRDVCRNIWIHMKDMCMEQLTKDKWKDIINGFKKNAQFPNCLGAVDGKHIRIIQPAQSGSSYYNYKNYFSIILLAVCDSNHMFTFVDIGSYGRHADSTIFEESCLYKMLQEKKLNIPPPSAISQNGPLLPNVFIGDEAFSLQENLMRPYGGKNLPEKKKIFNYRLSRARRYIECTFGILANKWRIFHRPLNVNVDFAVDIVKSSCVLHNYVKQRDGNKFEDTFEGLPYSIIHSTQQVRPGGPMLTTIREEFANYFVSEEGKLDWQWNMI